Proteins encoded together in one Qingshengfaniella alkalisoli window:
- a CDS encoding alpha/beta fold hydrolase, with amino-acid sequence MTRVQHIQPDKSAFPSAPFHADVADAPKGAFAAWAMAADGVKIRLGMLSKGKAGTIFLLPGRTEYIEKYGRTASDFLERGYGMVSIDWRGQGLSERLLDDPLIGHVEDFLDYQKDLAQLRVFALAQDMPRPWYMIAHSMGGAIGLRALDDRFDVQACAFSAPLWGLQMNGVLRPVAWGLSWLGHKMAWNGLITPSTSRQTYVSEAPRSDNMLTHDPDMMDYMKRHLDVEPGLHLGGPSIPWLYRTLAESRDLVANATPQIPTLTFVPELEYIVSTDAMFDTAKRWPLGDTVVVPGGKHETMMETPERRQLFLDRCVALFEQNA; translated from the coding sequence GTGACCCGGGTCCAGCATATCCAGCCGGATAAATCCGCATTCCCGTCCGCCCCATTCCACGCCGACGTCGCGGACGCGCCCAAGGGCGCATTCGCGGCTTGGGCGATGGCTGCGGACGGCGTGAAGATCAGGCTGGGCATGCTGTCCAAAGGAAAAGCCGGGACGATTTTTCTTCTGCCCGGCCGCACGGAATACATCGAAAAATACGGTCGCACCGCATCCGATTTCCTGGAACGGGGCTATGGCATGGTCAGCATCGACTGGCGCGGGCAAGGATTGTCAGAGCGGTTGCTCGACGACCCCCTGATCGGGCATGTCGAGGATTTTCTGGACTATCAGAAAGATCTGGCACAGCTTCGCGTCTTTGCCTTGGCACAGGACATGCCGCGCCCCTGGTATATGATCGCGCATTCCATGGGCGGAGCCATCGGCTTGCGCGCACTGGATGACCGCTTCGACGTGCAGGCCTGCGCCTTCAGTGCGCCGCTTTGGGGCTTGCAGATGAACGGCGTTTTGCGCCCGGTTGCCTGGGGGCTCAGTTGGTTAGGGCACAAGATGGCCTGGAACGGGCTGATTACGCCCAGCACCTCTCGCCAGACCTATGTGAGCGAGGCTCCCCGCAGCGACAACATGCTGACGCATGATCCGGACATGATGGATTATATGAAGCGCCATCTGGACGTGGAGCCGGGGCTGCATCTGGGCGGCCCGTCCATCCCGTGGCTCTATCGCACGCTCGCCGAAAGTCGCGATCTGGTGGCAAACGCTACCCCGCAGATACCAACGCTAACCTTCGTGCCGGAACTGGAATACATCGTCAGCACCGACGCTATGTTCGACACCGCCAAGCGCTGGCCGCTGGGCGACACCGTGGTTGTCCCCGGCGGCAAGCACGAAACGATGATGGAGACGCCCGAGCGGCGGCAATTGTTTCTGGACCGCTGCGTCGCGCTGTTCGAGCAGAACGCCTAG
- a CDS encoding CarD family transcriptional regulator, translated as MTKAKSSEFRPNDYVVYPAHGVGQIVSIEEQEIAGMTLELFVISFEKDKMTLRVPTNKATEVGMRSLSTPDVIGQALTILKGKAKVKKAMWSRRAQEYEQKINSGDLIAIAEVVRDLHRADDQREQSYSERQLYEAALERLTREVAAVGGTGEDDAQQKVDEVLLSRAA; from the coding sequence ATGACTAAAGCGAAGTCGTCCGAATTTCGCCCGAATGACTACGTCGTTTATCCGGCTCATGGCGTTGGTCAGATCGTATCGATCGAAGAACAGGAAATTGCCGGCATGACGCTGGAACTGTTCGTCATCTCTTTCGAGAAAGATAAGATGACGTTGCGGGTTCCTACGAACAAGGCCACGGAGGTCGGGATGCGTTCGTTGTCCACCCCCGATGTCATTGGTCAGGCCCTGACGATTCTGAAAGGCAAGGCCAAGGTTAAAAAGGCCATGTGGTCACGTCGCGCCCAGGAGTATGAGCAAAAGATCAATTCGGGCGACCTGATTGCGATTGCCGAAGTGGTGCGCGATCTTCATCGTGCCGACGATCAGCGCGAACAAAGTTATTCCGAACGTCAGCTTTATGAAGCTGCGTTGGAGCGCCTGACCCGCGAAGTTGCTGCTGTTGGCGGCACTGGCGAAGATGATGCGCAACAAAAGGTGGACGAGGTTCTTCTGAGCCGCGCCGCCTGA
- a CDS encoding monovalent cation:proton antiporter-2 (CPA2) family protein codes for MEGFLFQAMIYLTAMVVAVPIVARLGLGSVLGYLLAGVVIGPALGLVGSETKDLQHFAEFGVVMMLFLIGLELEPRALWAMRQKLLGLGGLQVTVTTALIAGAGMALGHDWKVSLAVGMIFALSSTAIVLQTLTEKGLMQTSGGRGAFSVLLTQDLAVIPMLAVMPLLASAAIPADHGEDAAHGGHGIMDTDASTAVFSFIDTLPGWGVTLLTLGSIVSIVLAGIYLTRPAFSFIHGSRMREMYTAFALFIVITIACLMLMVDLSPALGTFLAGVVLANSEFRHELESDLEPFKGLLLGLFFITVGAGIDFNIFFGEPGLVLGLTLAVVLIKGAVLFLLALIFRIKGRDRWLFTLGLAQAGEFGFVLIGFATQQSVLGGELSQTLYLVVALSMLLTPLLFILYEFIAKRLRESDPAMTPDVITERGPIIIAGVGRFGQVVNRMIQMSGFKAIVLDHDLNTIRLMRSFGFKGFLGDPTRPELLKAAGIEEASVLVAAMDEKDATTRIVRHARSIRPDLHIVARARDRVHVYELYQAGANDIVREMFDSSLRAARYVLENMGVSEFEAAKLEKTFFQMDRHAVRELAEFWNPSIPVGQNKAYIERSKELNKELEAALVSQLVTAQEQEEKLDTDRETAPRSRRVSFQHKA; via the coding sequence ATGGAAGGTTTTCTGTTCCAGGCCATGATCTATCTGACGGCAATGGTCGTCGCGGTGCCCATTGTCGCCCGTCTGGGTCTGGGATCGGTGCTTGGCTATCTCCTGGCGGGTGTTGTGATCGGCCCGGCGCTTGGCCTTGTAGGTAGCGAAACCAAGGATCTGCAACACTTCGCCGAATTCGGGGTGGTGATGATGCTGTTCCTGATCGGGCTGGAACTGGAACCACGTGCGCTTTGGGCCATGCGTCAAAAGCTGCTCGGCTTGGGCGGATTGCAAGTCACCGTCACCACCGCGTTGATCGCGGGCGCAGGTATGGCACTGGGTCATGACTGGAAGGTCTCACTAGCAGTGGGCATGATCTTTGCCCTGTCATCCACCGCAATCGTGCTTCAAACGCTGACCGAGAAAGGTTTGATGCAGACCAGCGGTGGGCGTGGTGCGTTCTCGGTTCTGCTGACACAGGACCTCGCCGTGATCCCGATGCTGGCCGTTATGCCCCTGCTCGCCAGCGCGGCCATCCCCGCAGACCATGGCGAGGATGCGGCGCATGGCGGCCACGGCATAATGGACACCGACGCCAGCACGGCCGTCTTTTCCTTCATCGATACGCTGCCGGGTTGGGGGGTTACCCTGCTGACGCTCGGCTCCATCGTGTCCATCGTGCTGGCCGGCATCTATCTAACGCGACCGGCGTTCAGCTTCATTCATGGCTCGCGCATGCGGGAAATGTATACGGCGTTCGCGCTGTTCATCGTGATTACCATCGCGTGCCTGATGCTGATGGTCGATCTGTCCCCTGCCTTGGGAACCTTTCTTGCAGGCGTCGTCCTGGCCAACTCCGAATTCCGGCACGAATTGGAATCGGATTTGGAGCCATTCAAGGGGCTGCTTCTGGGCCTGTTTTTCATCACTGTCGGCGCGGGCATTGATTTCAACATATTCTTCGGCGAGCCGGGCCTCGTGCTGGGCCTGACGCTGGCCGTAGTTCTGATCAAGGGGGCGGTGCTGTTCCTGCTGGCACTGATCTTCCGAATAAAGGGACGCGATCGGTGGCTGTTCACGCTCGGTCTGGCCCAAGCCGGTGAGTTTGGCTTCGTTCTGATCGGATTCGCCACGCAGCAAAGTGTGTTGGGCGGAGAACTGTCTCAGACGCTTTATCTGGTCGTCGCCTTATCCATGCTTCTGACGCCTCTGCTGTTCATACTTTACGAATTCATCGCCAAGCGACTGCGCGAGAGCGATCCAGCGATGACCCCCGACGTTATCACGGAACGAGGCCCAATCATCATTGCTGGCGTGGGTCGCTTTGGGCAGGTCGTCAATCGCATGATCCAGATGAGCGGCTTCAAGGCCATCGTTCTGGACCATGATCTCAACACCATCCGCCTGATGCGCAGCTTTGGCTTCAAGGGATTTCTGGGCGACCCCACCCGTCCCGAGTTGCTAAAGGCTGCAGGAATCGAAGAAGCGAGCGTTCTTGTCGCCGCGATGGATGAAAAGGACGCCACAACGCGGATCGTCAGGCACGCGCGGTCCATCCGGCCGGATCTTCATATCGTTGCCCGCGCCAGGGATCGGGTGCATGTCTATGAATTGTACCAGGCGGGCGCCAATGACATCGTGCGCGAGATGTTCGACAGTTCGCTACGTGCCGCCCGCTATGTGTTGGAAAACATGGGCGTATCTGAGTTTGAGGCCGCAAAGCTAGAGAAGACATTCTTCCAGATGGACCGGCACGCTGTTCGTGAACTGGCGGAGTTCTGGAACCCGTCCATCCCGGTCGGACAGAACAAGGCGTATATAGAGCGATCGAAAGAGCTGAATAAAGAACTCGAAGCCGCGCTGGTCAGCCAGCTTGTCACCGCCCAGGAGCAGGAGGAAAAGCTGGATACGGATCGCGAAACTGCGCCTCGATCACGCCGCGTATCCTTTCAGCACAAGGCATAG
- a CDS encoding tetratricopeptide repeat protein — protein MFAQSTGLDTLFDQLRDPRTQDWEAVEEQIWSEWSDSGSPSVDLLLERGRAALEAGDTTTAIEHFTALTDHAPDFAEGWNGRAMAFYAEEKLGPAMSDLERVLALNPRHFGAMTGLAQILVQLGYEKEAISVYRAVHAIHPHQPDIKDALERLEQAHGGSAL, from the coding sequence TTGTTCGCCCAATCAACAGGTTTGGACACGCTGTTCGATCAGTTGCGCGATCCACGGACGCAGGACTGGGAGGCAGTCGAGGAGCAGATCTGGTCTGAGTGGTCCGACAGTGGCTCGCCCTCGGTTGATCTGTTGCTGGAGCGTGGTCGCGCGGCGCTGGAGGCCGGGGACACCACGACCGCCATCGAACATTTCACTGCTTTGACCGACCACGCACCGGACTTCGCCGAAGGCTGGAACGGGCGTGCAATGGCATTCTATGCCGAAGAAAAGCTGGGGCCGGCGATGAGCGATCTGGAACGGGTCCTGGCGCTCAACCCTCGGCATTTCGGTGCAATGACGGGATTGGCACAGATCCTGGTGCAGCTTGGCTACGAAAAGGAAGCGATCAGCGTGTATCGGGCCGTGCATGCTATACATCCGCATCAGCCGGACATAAAAGACGCCCTGGAAAGGCTTGAGCAGGCGCACGGCGGAAGTGCGCTCTGA
- a CDS encoding ATP-binding cassette domain-containing protein encodes MDSSGQERLALALRRAKERSAGSPVAPNISPEKIREAVKGPGIRPLEDRTAPKRRRTIARMRVEELQIAGHQALSFTVGRNDCTALLGDTDGLGRDILRCVMGLEQPAAGRVLWDGTQLRARARFTTIRRWFAYIPRGGGVFDDLTVDENLRLARLSAGRGRNGVLPEGTAFNRLGGFDGAASGLPPFERLLLAIAIATLREPELVVLDDPLSNLPVETRPEMSALIADHWGGSTSLLITENTAELAMKLDAENILLDAKTRAREGPIH; translated from the coding sequence ATGGATAGCAGCGGACAGGAACGTCTGGCGCTGGCATTGCGTCGCGCGAAAGAGCGTTCGGCTGGTTCTCCGGTCGCACCGAACATCTCTCCCGAAAAGATTCGCGAGGCGGTGAAAGGCCCCGGTATACGCCCGCTGGAAGACCGGACGGCGCCGAAACGGCGCAGGACAATCGCGCGCATGCGGGTGGAGGAGCTGCAGATCGCCGGCCACCAGGCGCTTTCATTTACAGTGGGACGAAATGACTGCACAGCCCTGCTCGGAGACACGGACGGGCTAGGTCGTGACATTCTGCGCTGTGTAATGGGGTTGGAACAGCCTGCCGCCGGACGCGTCTTGTGGGACGGTACACAGCTGCGGGCGCGGGCGCGCTTCACCACGATCCGCCGTTGGTTCGCCTATATCCCGCGCGGTGGTGGTGTATTTGACGATCTGACGGTCGATGAAAACCTGCGATTGGCGCGGCTGTCGGCCGGGCGCGGGCGCAACGGGGTCTTGCCGGAGGGCACCGCGTTCAACCGACTTGGCGGGTTTGACGGTGCCGCTTCAGGACTTCCTCCTTTCGAGCGTTTGCTGCTGGCCATCGCAATCGCGACCCTTCGGGAACCGGAGCTGGTTGTGCTCGATGATCCACTGTCCAATCTGCCCGTCGAAACGAGACCCGAAATGTCTGCTCTGATTGCGGATCATTGGGGCGGATCGACGTCTTTGCTGATAACCGAAAACACTGCTGAGCTTGCAATGAAGCTCGACGCGGAGAATATCCTCCTTGATGCGAAAACTCGCGCGCGAGAGGGGCCGATCCACTGA
- a CDS encoding RNA-binding S4 domain-containing protein codes for MSDSAPATLRADKWLWYARFFKSRSRAADVVTGGHLRINSERAKKASVPVRAGDTLTFPQGKTIRVVRVLALGERRGPASEARLLYDDQTPATAPDPSAPKPVAGKPDSKSRRAARKTKSMPLE; via the coding sequence ATGTCAGATAGCGCGCCAGCAACACTGCGGGCCGATAAATGGCTGTGGTATGCGCGCTTCTTCAAGTCGCGCAGCCGCGCGGCGGACGTCGTGACCGGCGGACATCTGCGGATCAACTCGGAACGGGCGAAAAAAGCGTCCGTCCCCGTGCGCGCCGGCGACACGTTGACCTTTCCACAAGGTAAAACCATTCGTGTCGTAAGGGTGTTGGCTTTGGGCGAAAGAAGGGGACCTGCATCGGAGGCACGCCTGCTTTACGACGATCAGACCCCCGCCACGGCCCCCGATCCATCGGCACCCAAGCCGGTTGCCGGAAAGCCCGACAGCAAATCCCGCCGCGCAGCCCGGAAAACCAAGTCGATGCCGCTTGAATGA
- a CDS encoding proteasome-type protease, translated as MTYCVGLLVNEGMVLLSDTRTNAGLDHISTYKKMYIFEEPGERVIVMMTAGNLSVTQNVIARLEEAIEAPEESATPSIMHTESMFKVAEVIGKTLSDVATEVSAKMTRNAQAASASMIVAGQRQGGPMRMFMVYPEGNFIEATPDTPFFQIGEHKYGKPILDRVVTPKTSLADAQKVALLSMDSTLRSNLSVGMPLDMTVIRRDECRVSSFRRIEQGDEVFAAMSTAWSQALRAAFSEIEI; from the coding sequence ATGACATACTGCGTCGGGCTCTTGGTGAATGAAGGTATGGTGTTGCTGAGCGACACACGCACCAATGCGGGGCTGGATCACATCTCAACCTACAAGAAGATGTATATCTTCGAAGAACCGGGTGAGCGGGTGATCGTCATGATGACTGCGGGCAACCTGTCGGTGACCCAAAACGTCATCGCGCGGCTGGAAGAAGCTATCGAAGCGCCCGAGGAATCCGCGACCCCGTCGATCATGCATACCGAAAGCATGTTCAAGGTGGCCGAGGTGATCGGCAAGACACTGTCCGATGTGGCGACCGAGGTTAGCGCAAAGATGACCCGCAACGCACAGGCGGCCTCTGCCAGCATGATCGTCGCCGGTCAGCGCCAGGGCGGTCCGATGCGGATGTTTATGGTCTACCCCGAAGGCAATTTCATCGAGGCCACGCCAGATACGCCCTTCTTCCAGATCGGTGAACATAAATACGGCAAGCCAATTCTCGACCGTGTGGTGACACCCAAGACAAGCCTCGCCGATGCACAGAAGGTCGCGCTTCTGTCTATGGATTCGACGCTGCGCTCGAACCTGTCGGTGGGGATGCCCTTGGATATGACGGTGATCCGGCGCGATGAATGTCGTGTGTCGAGTTTCCGCCGGATCGAACAGGGGGATGAAGTCTTTGCTGCAATGAGCACCGCTTGGTCGCAGGCGCTGCGCGCTGCGTTTTCCGAAATCGAGATCTAG
- a CDS encoding helicase-related protein has protein sequence MPSKGRVEAILGPTNTGKTHYAIERMLAYPTGVIGLPLRLLAREVYDKIKAIRGPSVVALVTGEERIVPDRAKYWVCTVEAMPVGIGADFVAIDEIQLCADPERGHVFTDRLLNARGQHETLFLGAGTMRSAIASQVPGVQFQSRERMSELVYAGPKKISRMPGRSAIVGFSVDNVYAIAELLRRQKGGAAVVMGALSPRTRNAQVDLYQNGDVDYLVATDAIGMGLNLDIKHVAFSALSKFDGRRMRPLQPNELAQIAGRAGRHTQHGSFGVTGEAPTLPDEVVEAIIDNRFTPIKKMQWRNSVLEFGTVDRLIGSLERPPQDEWLSRGRDADDLIALKTLAASPDIQARSTNPNAVRLLWDVCRIPDFRGISHAEHANMLQGIYEHLSELGRIPDDWLARQVKRIDRVEGDIDTLSKRLAFIRTWTYVAQRKGWLDDESHWRERTRAVEDRLSDALHERLTQRFVDRRTSVLLRRLKQKESLVAEVNDKGEVTVEGQFVGRLDGFRFSQDKAATADEAKTLRQASLQALAPEYHLRSDRFYNAPDTEIDFTDQGGLMWGNNAVGKLVAGPEPLKPQVVAFVDEEAGPDVVQKVQRRLQHFIDRKIAALFEPLLGLSRDEALTGLARGFAFRMLEGHGIIPRDQVADDVRALDQDARSALRKHGVRFGQFTIFMPLLLKPAPTRLRLVLWALQKGLDDFPEAPPPGLVTVPTGKDTQDGYHTMSGYRAAGERAIRIDMLERLADLLRVQDTRGGFEATPDMLSITGMTLEQFAELMQGLGYAAERGEREKQRVEVKDAATEASADVPTTEETTTEEQAPEVPADDARPQDGDTAQTDVSEAKETPVEAAQTAATEPQIEVFYTFKWAPKRRGGGRPASQQRQGKGKPKSGKPKGKRQGGKQDGPRTFSSKPKKEDKIDPDNPFAAALMGLRDKG, from the coding sequence ATGCCGTCCAAGGGGCGCGTCGAGGCCATACTTGGCCCGACCAACACCGGAAAAACCCACTACGCTATCGAACGGATGCTGGCCTACCCTACAGGGGTTATCGGCCTTCCGCTGCGGCTGCTTGCACGTGAGGTCTATGACAAGATCAAGGCCATTCGCGGTCCGTCCGTCGTTGCGCTGGTCACGGGCGAAGAACGCATTGTTCCGGATCGCGCGAAATACTGGGTCTGCACTGTCGAAGCTATGCCGGTAGGAATTGGTGCGGACTTTGTAGCAATCGACGAGATCCAGCTTTGTGCCGACCCGGAACGCGGCCATGTCTTTACCGACCGATTGCTGAATGCGCGTGGTCAGCACGAGACACTGTTTCTGGGTGCCGGGACCATGCGGTCCGCCATCGCGTCGCAGGTGCCGGGTGTGCAGTTCCAAAGCCGTGAGCGCATGTCGGAACTCGTTTATGCAGGGCCGAAAAAGATCAGCCGCATGCCGGGGCGTTCGGCGATCGTCGGCTTCTCCGTCGACAACGTCTATGCTATCGCGGAACTGCTCCGCCGTCAGAAGGGTGGGGCAGCGGTGGTCATGGGGGCGCTCAGCCCGCGGACGCGAAACGCACAGGTCGATCTCTACCAGAATGGTGATGTCGATTACCTCGTGGCGACCGACGCCATCGGAATGGGGCTGAACCTGGATATCAAGCATGTTGCGTTCTCGGCCCTGTCCAAATTCGACGGCCGCCGTATGCGCCCGCTGCAGCCAAACGAGCTGGCCCAGATCGCGGGACGGGCAGGGCGGCATACCCAGCATGGCAGTTTCGGTGTTACGGGAGAGGCACCCACGCTGCCCGATGAGGTCGTCGAGGCCATCATCGACAACCGCTTTACACCCATCAAGAAAATGCAGTGGCGAAACTCGGTGCTTGAATTCGGAACCGTGGACCGCCTGATCGGATCGCTGGAGCGCCCGCCGCAGGACGAATGGCTGTCACGTGGGCGTGATGCCGACGACCTGATCGCGCTGAAAACCCTTGCCGCCAGCCCCGATATTCAGGCGCGCAGCACCAACCCGAACGCGGTTCGGTTGCTTTGGGATGTGTGCCGAATCCCCGATTTTCGTGGCATCAGCCATGCTGAACACGCCAATATGTTGCAGGGCATCTACGAACATCTTTCCGAATTGGGTCGAATCCCCGATGATTGGCTTGCGCGACAGGTCAAACGCATTGATCGTGTGGAAGGAGATATCGACACATTGTCGAAACGTCTGGCCTTTATCCGCACATGGACCTATGTCGCGCAGCGCAAAGGGTGGCTGGATGACGAAAGCCATTGGCGCGAGCGCACGCGCGCGGTAGAAGACCGACTGTCGGACGCATTGCATGAACGTCTGACCCAAAGATTTGTAGATCGCCGGACGTCAGTCTTGCTTCGGCGGTTGAAGCAGAAGGAGAGCCTTGTGGCTGAGGTGAACGATAAGGGTGAAGTGACGGTGGAAGGCCAGTTTGTTGGTCGCCTTGACGGGTTCCGCTTCAGTCAGGACAAGGCAGCGACGGCGGATGAAGCCAAGACGCTGCGGCAGGCCAGCCTGCAGGCACTGGCGCCGGAATACCATCTGCGCTCGGACCGCTTCTACAATGCGCCGGATACCGAAATCGATTTCACCGATCAGGGCGGGCTGATGTGGGGCAACAATGCGGTCGGCAAGCTGGTCGCGGGGCCGGAACCCTTGAAGCCGCAAGTGGTTGCCTTCGTTGATGAAGAGGCCGGACCGGATGTCGTCCAGAAGGTCCAGCGGCGCTTGCAGCACTTCATTGACCGCAAGATTGCCGCGCTGTTCGAGCCTCTCTTGGGGCTGTCCCGAGACGAAGCGCTGACAGGCCTCGCGCGCGGCTTTGCGTTCCGCATGCTGGAAGGTCACGGCATCATCCCCCGTGATCAGGTCGCTGACGACGTGCGTGCGCTGGATCAGGATGCGCGGTCGGCCCTGCGCAAGCATGGCGTGCGGTTTGGTCAGTTCACGATCTTCATGCCGCTTCTGTTGAAGCCCGCACCGACGCGTCTGCGCCTTGTGCTTTGGGCGCTTCAGAAGGGGCTTGATGACTTTCCTGAGGCACCGCCGCCCGGCTTGGTCACTGTGCCTACTGGCAAGGATACGCAGGACGGTTATCACACCATGTCAGGCTACCGTGCCGCTGGCGAGCGTGCGATCCGCATCGATATGCTGGAGCGCCTGGCCGATCTTCTGCGTGTTCAGGACACGCGCGGCGGGTTCGAGGCGACGCCGGACATGCTGTCGATCACCGGTATGACCCTGGAACAGTTCGCCGAATTGATGCAGGGGCTGGGTTATGCTGCCGAACGCGGCGAGCGTGAAAAGCAGCGGGTCGAGGTCAAGGATGCGGCAACGGAAGCATCTGCCGATGTGCCCACGACCGAAGAAACCACGACAGAAGAACAGGCCCCGGAAGTGCCAGCGGATGACGCGCGGCCGCAGGACGGGGACACCGCTCAGACGGACGTGAGTGAAGCGAAGGAGACGCCGGTCGAAGCCGCCCAAACTGCAGCTACAGAGCCGCAGATCGAGGTTTTCTACACCTTCAAATGGGCACCCAAACGCCGTGGCGGAGGGCGGCCCGCCAGCCAGCAGCGCCAAGGCAAGGGAAAACCGAAATCCGGCAAGCCCAAGGGTAAGCGTCAGGGCGGCAAGCAGGATGGACCGCGCACTTTCTCGTCCAAGCCGAAGAAGGAAGACAAGATCGATCCTGACAACCCGTTCGCGGCCGCTCTGATGGGGCTGCGCGACAAGGGCTGA
- a CDS encoding SIMPL domain-containing protein, with the protein MSLKTVALAAALVSAFSVAQADTRQIMVSGQGEATAAPDMATIRIGVVARNDSAAAAMTQMREASAALIARLEASGVEARDMQSDTLNLMPLRDRDNEGNLIEQGFEAQSVLAVRVRDLSTLGTLLDSAVTEDGANRLDSLSFGMQNDAALLDEARRAAVQDALDKAALYAEAADVTLGDIQSISDPQSSPRPEMMMRAASMADGGMPIAAGEVGITASVNVVVNIAD; encoded by the coding sequence ATGTCGCTCAAAACCGTAGCCTTGGCCGCCGCGCTCGTTTCCGCGTTCTCCGTGGCGCAGGCAGACACACGCCAGATCATGGTGTCAGGGCAGGGCGAAGCCACTGCTGCCCCTGATATGGCAACTATACGCATCGGCGTTGTGGCGCGAAACGACAGTGCCGCCGCTGCGATGACGCAGATGCGAGAGGCGTCCGCCGCCTTGATTGCGCGGCTTGAAGCCAGCGGGGTCGAAGCGCGGGATATGCAAAGCGATACGCTGAACCTGATGCCGCTGCGTGATCGCGACAATGAGGGCAATCTGATTGAGCAGGGCTTCGAGGCGCAATCTGTACTCGCTGTGCGCGTGCGCGACCTGTCCACCCTTGGCACGCTTCTGGACAGTGCAGTAACGGAGGATGGCGCAAACCGTCTCGATAGCCTTTCCTTTGGGATGCAGAACGACGCGGCTTTGCTTGACGAGGCCCGTCGCGCGGCAGTTCAGGATGCGCTGGATAAGGCCGCGCTGTATGCCGAGGCTGCGGACGTGACACTCGGCGATATCCAGTCGATTTCCGACCCGCAATCGTCTCCACGTCCCGAGATGATGATGCGTGCGGCTTCGATGGCAGATGGTGGCATGCCCATCGCCGCCGGAGAGGTTGGGATCACTGCCTCCGTCAATGTCGTCGTCAATATCGCTGACTGA
- the fdxA gene encoding ferredoxin FdxA — MTYVVTENCIACKYTDCVEVCPVDCFYEGENTLVIHPDECIDCGVCEPECPADAIRPDTEPGMEGWVEFNRKYSEIWPVIYTKKDPLPEAEERDGESGKMEKYFSEAPGEGG, encoded by the coding sequence ATGACTTACGTTGTCACCGAGAACTGTATCGCTTGCAAATACACCGACTGTGTCGAAGTATGCCCCGTCGATTGCTTCTACGAAGGTGAGAACACATTGGTCATCCACCCGGATGAATGTATCGATTGTGGCGTCTGCGAACCGGAATGTCCGGCTGACGCGATCCGCCCCGATACCGAGCCGGGCATGGAAGGATGGGTCGAGTTCAATCGCAAATACAGCGAGATCTGGCCGGTAATCTACACCAAGAAAGACCCGCTGCCGGAAGCGGAAGAGCGCGACGGCGAATCTGGCAAGATGGAGAAGTACTTTTCCGAAGCGCCGGGTGAAGGTGGTTAA
- a CDS encoding SCP2 sterol-binding domain-containing protein, whose translation MSDIVAKAVDALNDKMDGGFDGTAKFEIEDEGSIIIDENGAKADDGDADVTLTADAETFQAILEGDLDPTAAFMSGKLKVDGDMGLAMKLGSALA comes from the coding sequence ATGAGTGACATCGTCGCAAAGGCCGTTGACGCGCTGAACGACAAGATGGATGGCGGCTTCGACGGGACCGCCAAGTTCGAGATCGAAGATGAAGGTTCAATCATCATCGACGAGAACGGTGCGAAAGCAGATGACGGCGACGCGGATGTCACCCTGACGGCCGATGCCGAGACGTTTCAGGCTATCCTCGAAGGCGATCTGGATCCGACTGCCGCATTCATGTCCGGCAAGCTGAAAGTCGATGGAGATATGGGGCTTGCGATGAAGCTGGGCAGCGCGCTGGCGTGA